Below is a genomic region from Phycobacter azelaicus.
TTTGAAATTTTCGACGGCTCCGCCGTCGAGTTCCCTTCTTTGTAGGCGCACGAACAATTTTCTTTTTTGGGGACCTCAGCGTTTGAATAGCTTTCCGAAGACACCCTTTGGAGGTGGCTGTGTTGCCCTCAAAGCCATGTCTGCATGCCCGCGCGGATCAAAGGGGACGCGGTAGCCAAAATCTCCCGCTGGAACAGCACCGCTCTGTATGAGTTCGTACAGGGGCTCAAAGGGGATGTGAAACGTATAGAGGTTTGATCGATCAGCGGTCCATCCATCAGCCTTGATGGTGATCACGTCGCCAGTATCGTGGTCGGATTTGATAACCTCCGCATCATACCTGCCAGGCGGTAAAATATCGTCGTGCCGCGTGTCTTTGTTCCAGCAAGGTATCGGTTCGGAGGTTTCGAAACTGAGGTAGACAATATGACTATGGACCTTGTCCACGTTCTTTGGGGCGTCCTCCATCTCTGGATTCAGCCAAAGCTCACCTGTCGCTAGATCGCATTGATAAAAGGCGTTCTCGTTTCTAATACGCGGCAATTCCGTCCAGGGATTGAAGACCGGTGAGGCCAGAAGCCTGCATACGCTTTGGAACATCAAAGTATTTGAAAACTCAAAACGATTGTGATCTTCGAAGCTAAGAACACCTTCATTGATGTAGACACCGGCCAGGTTTTGCGTCGCGTCCTCCAGGTCAATGAAGTCAATGTCGTGAAAATCTTGCTCATGGTCCAGCCTGACCCGCACCGAGGGCGTGACAGTATGGGAGATGCCGCGCTCGTTGTCCCGAACGTGCAGGATTTTGTTGTTGGGATCGTAACAGGCTTTCGAACCAGGCAAGATTTCCAGTTGATAGGGATCGCCCAAACCGGTCAGAAACCAGGGCGCGGCTACGGTGCGTTTCTTATGACTTGTCGTCAGCTTCAGGTGGCTATCGCGCTCTTCAAGCATCGTCGTTGGCGTCCCTAATTCCGTACTTGAACCCCTCCGGTTCACCCTTCCAGTATTCCGTGTCACGTAAGGTGTTCGATATGGCGAGGCGCTCCGGATTATCAAAACTACCTGCCATGTTCTTGAGGCGATCATCGTTGAAATAGTTGATCCGTGTTGCCAACAGCGGGCGCTTCCCCGAGAGGAAGATCACTTGCCAGGGCTTACCAACTCCGAGATGTTCCCGAATTTCTCCGGGTGACAGAAGGGGCACGCCCGCTAGCTGAACGCCACCATTCACGCCGCCGTTCACATTGAGCACACCATCAGCATCGCGACCGGCACCGCCTACATTGACGCCGGGCACTGGGACAGCGCGCGTCTCATTTCCCAGCTCTTTTCCAAGCCATTCTACGGTTTCGCCGTCGGTCACACCAAAAACGCATAGCGAGCTACATTGCGAAACGATGGTATTCCAGTCGTCTGGATACAGAGCTTTGAGCTGTGAAAGGTTTTGGACGAACAGCCAGAACCGGACGCCATAACCGGCAACTTCAGCAAGGGCACGCACCAGCTCTTTCATTGAGCCCAGAGCCGGGAACTCATCGATGATGCAGGCAACTGGAATGCCCTCGGCTTTAGCGCCCTTTATCATGGCCTGGTAGAACTGGCCAACCATCAGACGCAGAAACGCTCCGTAGTCGCCCATCTTGTCGAAGGGGAGAACCACGTAAATCGTGGCCACCTCCGTTTTGAGATTGCCGAAAGGCAAGTCCGTGCGTTCGACTGCTTCCGCTATCTCGGGAGTGTCCCAGATGCTCATTCCCGCATTGATCGTCGCGAGAATGCTGGATTGCATTTTTTCAGAATAACCAACGAAGCTTTGCAGCCGTCGTTTGGCTCCAGGTTGGGAGGATTTGCTGGCAAGCCGCTCCAAGGATTCAGAAAGCTTCGATGGTTTCTTGTCTATCGATACATTGGACGCCGTCAAAACCTCCCTGACGTCGTTGATCTGATCCCGGCCCATTGACACGCAGGCCAGGATCACCGCCGACATCAGGTTGATCGCCTCTTCGTGCCAGAACTTGCCTTCGCCCTTGGGCGCGTCCCCAAGCAGCAAGGAAGCCAGCCGCCTGGCCTCGCTTTCACCTTCGATGAATTCCATCGGATTGCAGGCTGAGAAGGGTGACACCGGGTCAAACGGTTTGGTGACGCGGAAAGGGTCGATTCTAATAACGCGACCTTCCTTCCGTCGCTCTTCATGGGTCAGCGCATAGTTTTCACCTTTGGGGTCAATCACGACCAAGGAACCGGCGTACATCAAAAGGTTCGGGACGATATGGCTTGTGCCTTTCCCGGAACGGGTTGCCGCGATGGTGAGTAGATGTCCCGGTGGTATTGATGCCACCGTCGGAATGAAATCAATGTCATCAACGGCGAAGCCGTTACCAAGGATCATGCACCCGTTTCGACCACCGAATCTGTTTTTGTTCATCGATAGCGCTTCATCTTCAATGGCCTTGAGTTCTTCCCGGCCCAAGAAGCGCGCGTCCCCATGTATCGGCGGTGGGTTGGCGATCAGTTCGTCGCGTTCTTTCAGAGCAGTGTGAAATCGCATTCCGACCGCTGTCCAGGGAGGAGGCGTTCCTTGGCCCTCTTCCCAAGTTCGGTCCATACTCTTTCGAAAGGACTTGGATACGCGGTACATCACGCGCGTCAGAAATGACATGTTACCTGACAAAAAACTGCTCCGACAAATTCTCGTTTTCACCGAGACTATCCGGGCTGCGATCTCTTATCCAGCGAAACGCGTCTCTCGTAGCGGTTGTGCGGGAGTCTTTTGGGAAATGGCTGGCTAAGCAGCTGTTGATCGTTACTGCGAGAGATCGGCGTTGAGACGATCGGTAAGATCCAGATCATCCGTTTTTTGCTTCGCAATGTGTCGCTTTGCAGCTTCTCTGTGTTCGGGAGAAATGTGGTGTTGAGGGCGCTGAGCCAGAGTTGCCAGCATAGTGAAACTGATCTTTTCCGGTGCGTATCCATGCCCTGCGATCATGGTGAAAACACCTGCGAGAAGCTCAGTTGTCTGGTGTTCCGGGAGGTCGGTTTTTCCTGACTTGGCGCGAAACCTCCATGCGCCCGGTTCGTCTTCCCGACCGATAACCGGCGCGATCCAGGCCGTCAGCTTGTTGCTTCGGTCGGTGTTTGCCCGCCAGGGCATGTTCACAAAAATACGCTCACCGAAGGTGGCATTGTTGCTGTAACTCAAACTTGCCCAATTGCTCATCCGCGTTTCCTTATTGACCGCATAGAGGTTGGCCAGGTTGAACGCGCCACGTCTCTCATTTCGTATAGGCCAACCCCGTGCGGATACGTGGTCAATTTTCGACCACGTAGTTCACTTGTCGCGCTGGTCACCATTGGCCATACAACGCCTCATTTGGTGGCGTCGTGTGATTTCCGTCGCAACTTCTTATGGCTCGGTGGGTTAGTGAGAACTGACATTGGCTCTGATTGAAGTCTGTTGGCTACAAGGGACATGTTGCCAAGCGTGTTGACATTTATTGCCGGATATTGGAGCCTATGGCTAAGTTCTTGTGTCAGAATTACAAAAGAATAAATTCTGTACAGAATTCATAAGTTGACAATACAGGTTGTTCGCGTAGCGTTCTTTTGAGGAGCAAGGAAGTATATCTGTACAGAAAAAACTGTTTCTGTACAGGATATATTACCCCCATTCGACCCGGCTACGCCTTACGTCTCAAGGGAATCACCTTGTCTGCTCAAGCGCCGCAGAGGGCTTGAATGAATGGCACGACCAAAGGGTTCCGGAAAACCCGCACACCAACGCCGAACCGAGCAAGTGACCTTCTGGGTCACGCCGTCCGAGCGCGCACGTATTTCCGCCAATGCGGAACGTGCGGGTGTCACCCTGTCTGCATTCATTCGCAGCGTTGCCCTAGGTAAGCCGCTCCGGCAAAAACCCCACGTGCAAGCTGGGGAGCTGATCCGTCAATTGAACGCCGTGGCGACCAATCTGAACCAGCTCCTGGGCCACGCCCAGAATGGCAGCATCGACGGTGCCGAGCACATCGAGCATGTCTTCAGGCGCGTGACCGGCGCGCTCAAGCATTGGACTTCGGACGAAGCCGCACCCAATACGATCGCACCAGAGGTCATTACCCTGATGGTCCACGAAGGGACCCGGCTCAATGGCCTCGCCCGTCAGGCCAACAGAGGCGAGCATGTTCCTGAGAAACAGCTGCTGTCAGTTTTGCATGACCTGACGGCCACGCTCCGTCCGTTCTGTCCATGATCGGCAACCCCTACAAGGGGCGGGGGTTCAAAGGTCTTCTCCGCTATCTGCATGAAGGCAGAAAGGGTGAAGAAAACCCCCATCGCGTGATCTGGTCAGAAGCCCGCAATCTTCCAGACAATGACCCTATGGTTGTGGCTGGAATCATGCAGGCGACTGCGGAGCTTTCGCGTCGCGTGAAGAAGCCGGTGTACCATCTGCCCATCAGCTGGCCACCGGACGAACAGCCGCCGAAAGAGGTGCAGATGCAGGTGGCTGAGACGCTACTCGCTGATCTTGGCCTCTCAGAGCATCAGCACTTGATCGTCGCGCACGACGACGGCGACTGCCCTCATATTCACGTGGTCGTCAACACCGTACACCCGGATAGTGGACGGGCTTGGAACCCGTGGCGAGATGTATACCGGATCATGGAAAGCCTTGAGCGCCAAGAGAAGGAGCTGGGGCTCCGGATCGTGGATAGGCCCGATCTGGAGGAACTGCGCAAAGGCGAGAAAGACCCTGACCGGAAAAAGGAAGCATCTCGCGAGGAAAAACTCCGGGCCGAACGTGAAGGCGACACGCCGCTTGCGAAGTGGTCCGAAACAGAGATGCGCCGCATTCGCAGCGACATCACAACCCACTTCAAAGACGCCACCAGCTGGGCTGACCTGGAAGCCCGACT
It encodes:
- a CDS encoding plasmid mobilization protein, with protein sequence MARPKGSGKPAHQRRTEQVTFWVTPSERARISANAERAGVTLSAFIRSVALGKPLRQKPHVQAGELIRQLNAVATNLNQLLGHAQNGSIDGAEHIEHVFRRVTGALKHWTSDEAAPNTIAPEVITLMVHEGTRLNGLARQANRGEHVPEKQLLSVLHDLTATLRPFCP
- a CDS encoding type IV secretory system conjugative DNA transfer family protein, with amino-acid sequence MRFHTALKERDELIANPPPIHGDARFLGREELKAIEDEALSMNKNRFGGRNGCMILGNGFAVDDIDFIPTVASIPPGHLLTIAATRSGKGTSHIVPNLLMYAGSLVVIDPKGENYALTHEERRKEGRVIRIDPFRVTKPFDPVSPFSACNPMEFIEGESEARRLASLLLGDAPKGEGKFWHEEAINLMSAVILACVSMGRDQINDVREVLTASNVSIDKKPSKLSESLERLASKSSQPGAKRRLQSFVGYSEKMQSSILATINAGMSIWDTPEIAEAVERTDLPFGNLKTEVATIYVVLPFDKMGDYGAFLRLMVGQFYQAMIKGAKAEGIPVACIIDEFPALGSMKELVRALAEVAGYGVRFWLFVQNLSQLKALYPDDWNTIVSQCSSLCVFGVTDGETVEWLGKELGNETRAVPVPGVNVGGAGRDADGVLNVNGGVNGGVQLAGVPLLSPGEIREHLGVGKPWQVIFLSGKRPLLATRINYFNDDRLKNMAGSFDNPERLAISNTLRDTEYWKGEPEGFKYGIRDANDDA